In Glycine max cultivar Williams 82 chromosome 15, Glycine_max_v4.0, whole genome shotgun sequence, the DNA window TGGGTAATCTTTCGTTCCATTTGTAAGAACTGTGAAAAGATGTCTTACAAGTAAGACTAGTGTAAACTACAGAGATAATATGGCTAGTTATATTTTAGCATGTCTACACGTTAGCAAAGTCATGAATTGACATTATGAaatgattgattaaataattaattataagttcACTTTGATTAAATTGAACgctggatatatatatatatatatatatatatatatatatatatatatatatatatattaatgaaggTCAGTTATTTCCTAAGAGACAAACGTACCTGTGCAATGTACTTACACAAATTGGCATGATCCATCAAATTGGCTCGATGATGGCCTTCCAAATGATGATAACATTTTGGCAACTGGTTGACAGACCAGACCAGCACCAAGAATTAATACCGCAGCCTTCTTTCAGGGATCAAATTCCTTCTCTATGCCATTCTCTTTGACTTTACCAAGCTTAAGtgaaattttacttgaatcttgatttgaAAATCTCATTTTCAGTTGGATTAGCAATAGCagttaaagaatcaattatttgatcCAGAACATTCTCATTTTCAGTAAATCACAATATTTTATTAGTAGATAAGAATTAACCAGTAAAAGTTCAGTAAAAGATGCTCACATACTTGTACTCTGCCAGAGCATCACATACTTCCAGCTTCAAAATATCAGTAGAATTCTCTTTCCTTGTTTGTTCAAAAACTCTTTGGCTGGtctgataaaaggaaaataaaaaacagtcaGAATAATGTTTTAGAAAAATTCTGATGTCATACGTGGTCTCTGCACAAGACATGTAAGAATTAACCagtaaaaattcattaaaagatGCATAAACTAATAACCAAAAAACACATTGTATATCAAATATCCATGCTATCATATTGGTATTAAGCCCATATCCATGTCAAATACTCATCAAACATCAACAATGCCTCTAGTCTGCATCTTTCATTATTTGTTACTTTCCTTTAAAATGTTTGTTCCAATACTGGCAGGGTACCATAACAATTGGTAGATGAATAAtagtacaaaaaaaatgtatttttaatctctaaatttCGGTCAAACATGGTCAAGATCCATGGATTTTTATATTGATGAATTTGGtccttaaactttaaaaaacataGTATTTCTATTTCATTAGGATGTACGCAGTAActaaaatcttatattaatatatgttgCAGACTTGCAATACCAACCAATTCTCTATCTTATAACTTTAGAAGTAGACAAATCTCAATATCCATGTCATGTCTATGAACGGTGCGACATTCAGGTTTGGTTTCTCTAATTCACGACACAATCTatcattctctctctctagaaatccaaaattaaatagCACCTCCAAGTTTCCGAAATGACAGAAAAGAACCCGTGCTATCCGCGAATTTCAttagcaacatttttttttgaatcacaGTGAGAAAGAGAAAGCCATGCTTGCCTCCTCCATCAACTATTTCAATTTTACATCAATAGTCTTATCGGGCGTTGATTATATCAACCACTCTTTTTACCATCTTCATTCCAAACCAAATATAATTCAGCACCATAAGTACATCCTCAAATTCAGATTCTATTTCAATTTCCAAACtcccattttcttttttcaagaaaacaaaaaatagtcaGTGAAAATTGAGAAGGTTTGCGCTCCACATCTTCTTTCTCTTAGAAGTGCTTTCATATAAGCTTTACCCAAACAAACCCTTATATAGAAACtaacttttcaaaaagctgagatgcataagttgattttaccCAAACAAACCCTTATATAGAAACTAACCTTATCAATGCCAACAAAGTCTCGTGAACCAGTCGTAGCCCTGCAGCCAACTCTCTTCTCAAAGATTCCATTTGtgtaacaataacaataatcagTTAAGTTGAAACCGTGTCGTGGTAGAAAAATGAATTAACTTATCGCGGCTTCTTCATCGCCATTGAGGGCGTGCGACACCACCCAGCCATGAAACGACCAAGGATCGAGGCTGAGGCCGGCGACCATCATGTCGGAGGGGGTGGACCATAGAGAACTGTTCATCCActctgaaattataaaaaaaagtgaacaaaAAACTCTCAAATCTAGGggtttttttaactttctttaTCCAGAAAttaatatagagagagagaggttagGGTTTACGTTTTCTTGAGAATTCTTTCTACGGATAAGGCGATCTTGGAAGGAGAATCGGGACTTCATCTTCGAGGGAGAAGAACTCCACGATCCCACGTCCATGGTTGGAGAGGGAATATGAAGAAGGTGGTGATGAGCAAAAGGAACCctgcaaaaatgaaaaaacaagtAAATAGGGAGCCATGAGAAAGGAAATAGAAAAAACAGAGAGGAGAATGAAAATGATGGTGGCTGATTTTCTGGTTCAGTCACAATTAAAACGAgtagtagaagaagaaagaatagcAAAGGTCCCGGTGGCGCTATGTCTCGTAATTTGGGAATTAAAACGAAGGCGGTTTTCCCTTAAAACCGTCgttgttgttttgtttattattacaaaaatgccatcaaagtgtattctaagacggtcattaacaaccgtcttaaaatgtacgttgtaaaaaataattttcagatATTATAATTACAAGTTTGCCATCGCATCACATTCTAAAACGGTtgcaaataaccgtcttagaatgtgcgtcgtaaaaAACTATATTTCTAATAGTGAATACTAATTTTTACATGCAAACATTGTCGACTGGAATATTATATCAAGCAGAAAAATGTAGAAAAACATATATCTAAACTTGGTTTATAGGTTAGAGTCAGACTTTACAAACATGTTGACCTCAAGATTTTGAATATGCAATGCTATACTCAAACAAACttcaacaataactttttaaattcaCTACTTCTTTTTTTAGCTGAAAAGCAACTGATAAAAAATTCTATGGTGGTATGATTGGCACGAAAACCTTTTGTCTTTCATTAGTCGAAGGTATTTTATCGATCTTGAAATATCAAGTCTTCGCAGCACTCCCTCGACAAAGACATTATTATATAAGTTACCTTAGATAGCCATATTACACCATCCATGAATTAATGAAGTATAAGTTACAACGTTTGGTAAGCAGCCCTTGCAAATCATCAAATCAAACACTTTCATGGCGTCTTCCATTTGATTTTGCAAACAATGAGCACTAATAATTGAACCATGGAAGCTATTATGCTTTTAGACCTAGAAACCATACCCTCTTTGCAATATCTGTCAAATATAACAGTATAAATTTCCACATCTGGCATGATTCCCTTTTTGAACATGTTACCCAACAGAGttgaagaagaaagtgattgGCTGTGGGAATAGAGCGCTGAAGAACCAAAgcacttcttgcattgaagAACGAAGAGAGAGCGACAGGAAGGGATACCTCGTATTCACTTTCTTTGGACATTTTTATCCCTGATTAGTCATTAGTCATATATACCTCCTCTTCACTTTCTTTGTTATGTTTGTAAGTTACTCAAACTGGTACTTCCAAAACAATTATGgtcttcaatttttttgctcgtgattttgaattttttttactagctCAGGAAATGaatcttattttcttaaatttacttACATACAGATTATAAAATTCaaccaatattaaaaaaagacatGAAACCCAGGagcatttagaaaataaatttaatataagattttttaattttttcatcgttcgttgaatttatttttcacgtaacatttatcatatttataatccTTTTATGTTTCCACATAAttaaggttttttatttttcatgtaagtcaatttattgaataagtttatttttcaaatcgataaaaaatttaaaattgtcccaaaattaaaaataatcattgtaTTAGAAATATAATGACACGTCATCCTTACATGAAAaatcaacaattatttttaaaaaggtttaattttaaataaaaactttcaatattatttttagtaagttgtattttaaatttgtacgtttaaatcatatttttttaatgatgtgtaagtcacaaattattaattacttaaaagcaataactgaaataaaaaatattaaattttatcgaaactaaatagaaaattaagcaATCAAAATAAGGGATGATAATCAcatttaaacattttaatttttaagaattaggGCATGTTTGAATTAAGTTTGCAAATATACCCTTAGCAGCAGAAGCCAAACGACGTCGTTGTACGGGTTTATCCGTTAACCCTTCCTCCCTAGTTTCTAACTTGCTGAAAATTGAAGCTGCACGCCGATGCATGGAAACCTCTCTCTTATATACGTTAGGACCAAACCCAACTGATTCCATAAACCGGAGGATTTCCGCTTTGCCCAGGCCAAGTTTCCCTACTGAAAAAGCTAGCCGACGCCGACGGAGTCACGCGAGGAAGCCGCGTCTGAGCGAAAGATGAAGAGAGCGTTCCGGCGGCTATCTTCCTTCACGCGCCTTCTCCACTCGCGCCCTCCCCCACGCGCCCCCCTCGCCCTCAACAGAATCCTCGCCTCCCTCGCGAAGGCGAAGCGCTTCCCCGCCGCGATTTTCCTTTGCGCCCAAACGGAGTCTCGCGCCAGGAGCGTCGCCCCCTGCCACGTCACCCTCACCATCCTCATCAACTGCTTCTGCCACGTCGGCAAGGTCGCTCTCGCCTTCTCCGTCTTCGGGAAGCTTCTCAAGCGCGGTCTCCCGTACGACGTCGTCACGGTCAACACCCTCATCAACGGCATCTGCCTCAACGGCGCCGTTTCCACCgcgctcaaatttcacgacgaaaTGCTCGCGGATGGATTCGAATTCAACGAAATCACCTACGGGACTTTAATTAACGGACTCTGTGATGCAGGAAAAACAAAAGTCGCTGTTAGATTGTTGAGGATGATACAACATTGTGTTTTTAATGTTAAACCCAATGTGGTTATGTATAGTAGAATTATTGAAGCTTTGTGTAAGGAAGGATTAGTGAATGAAGCTTGTGAGTGGTACTATGAAATGGTTGGTAACAATGTTGAGCCTACTGTTTTCACTTTTAGGCCTCTCGTGAGAGCGTTGTGTGTCGCGGGATGGTTGAACGAGGCGGTTTGGATGGTGGAGGAGATGATTTCGAAGGGTATTTATGTTGATCTTTATGTGTTTAGTGTTTTGATTGATGGGTTGTGTAAGAAGGGGATGGTGGGGGAGGCACGGGAGGTGTTTGATGAAATGATTAAGAGAGGCTGTGGGGTTAGTGTTGTTGCATGCTCGTCCTTGATGGTGGGGTATTGTTTGAAGAACGAAGTGGACGAGGCGAGGAGGTTGTTTGACGC includes these proteins:
- the LOC102669963 gene encoding putative pentatricopeptide repeat-containing protein At1g12700, mitochondrial isoform X2; translation: MKRAFRRLSSFTRLLHSRPPPRAPLALNRILASLAKAKRFPAAIFLCAQTESRARSVAPCHVTLTILINCFCHVGKVALAFSVFGKLLKRGLPYDVVTVNTLINGICLNGAVSTALKFHDEMLADGFEFNEITYGTLINGLCDAGKTKVAVRLLRMIQHCVFNVKPNVVMYSRIIEALCKEGLVNEACEWYYEMVGNNVEPTVFTFRPLVRALCVAGWLNEAVWMVEEMISKGIYVDLYVFSVLIDGLCKKGMVGEAREVFDEMIKRGCGVSVVACSSLMVGYCLKNEVDEARRLFDAVVGRPDVWSYNVLINGYCKVRRLDDAMKLFYEMWGKNVVPNLVTYNLLVDCVCKCGRVAIAWKVVKTMCESGLAPDVVTYSILLDGLCKEQHLDLAVVLFNQLIKRGVALDVWSYSILIDGCCKNQRIDLGDSLTCGSLLMRCMAMLHPWMLSITLMHFAETSILTASALLQRIVDKSLLICSRLTILTDGLYEVGTINTALYFPSIF